From Patescibacteria group bacterium, a single genomic window includes:
- a CDS encoding VanW family protein codes for MAVKSKTKLNARQFRFLGFFLIGTGLGLVLLILGFFLLFELKYHDKIYPGVKVNNIDVGDKKKSQVKNYFVSQNSSFADFTFTFKFLSEDKNLIATASGAQLQVGYNSQLLADQAFLIGRSGSFATALYQKWQARKGEINLPASFSLNQEELEKFIDKLAKQIDIPAQEALFQFASNRVVTFRPSLEGQAVDRKKAIEDFKKLISPPSSGTIDLTIFPVEPKVKTNEANNLGIKEMISEGKSFFQGSIANRIYNISLAASRINGQLIPPGEIFSFNQAVGEISAETGYKQAYIIKEKRTVLDDGGGVCQVSTTFFRAALNAGLPIVERQAHAYRVAYYEQGDFGPGLDATVYAPRVDLKIKNDTPAYILIQATVDSKKKALFIDLYGTADGRTVILSKAKITDQVAPPPDLYQDDPTLPKGEIKQVDFPAWGARVAFDWQVTRGLATLQKKTFYSNYQPWQAIYLRGTKE; via the coding sequence TGGTTTTGTTAATTTTGGGCTTTTTTCTTTTGTTTGAACTTAAATATCATGATAAAATTTATCCCGGTGTTAAGGTTAATAACATTGACGTCGGTGATAAAAAGAAAAGCCAAGTCAAAAATTATTTTGTCAGTCAGAATTCTTCCTTTGCCGATTTCACTTTTACCTTTAAATTCTTAAGTGAAGATAAAAATCTTATTGCGACGGCTTCCGGAGCTCAGTTGCAGGTCGGTTATAATAGTCAATTATTAGCCGACCAGGCCTTTCTTATCGGTCGAAGCGGAAGTTTTGCTACGGCTTTATACCAAAAGTGGCAAGCCCGAAAAGGAGAAATTAATCTGCCGGCCAGTTTTTCCCTTAATCAGGAGGAGTTAGAAAAATTTATAGACAAACTGGCAAAACAAATCGATATTCCCGCTCAAGAAGCCCTTTTCCAATTTGCCTCCAACCGAGTCGTGACTTTTAGACCATCTTTAGAAGGCCAGGCGGTTGATCGAAAAAAAGCCATCGAGGATTTTAAAAAATTAATTTCTCCCCCAAGCTCGGGAACGATTGACTTAACGATTTTCCCGGTTGAACCCAAGGTAAAAACGAATGAGGCTAATAATTTAGGCATCAAAGAAATGATTAGTGAGGGTAAATCTTTTTTCCAGGGCTCAATTGCCAACCGTATCTATAATATTTCCCTGGCGGCTTCAAGAATTAACGGACAATTGATTCCTCCGGGGGAAATTTTTTCTTTTAACCAGGCCGTGGGTGAGATTTCGGCTGAAACCGGCTATAAACAAGCTTATATTATTAAAGAAAAAAGGACGGTCCTTGATGACGGCGGTGGTGTCTGCCAAGTCTCAACCACTTTTTTCCGTGCGGCTCTCAATGCCGGTTTACCGATTGTCGAACGTCAGGCTCACGCCTACCGCGTCGCCTATTACGAACAAGGTGATTTCGGACCGGGCCTGGATGCGACCGTTTACGCTCCAAGGGTCGATTTAAAAATCAAAAATGACACGCCGGCTTACATTCTTATTCAGGCAACCGTTGATTCTAAAAAGAAAGCTTTATTTATTGATCTTTACGGAACGGCGGACGGCCGCACCGTTATTTTAAGTAAGGCCAAAATCACCGATCAGGTCGCGCCCCCGCCGGATCTTTATCAGGATGATCCAACCCTCCCCAAAGGAGAAATTAAACAAGTTGATTTCCCGGCCTGGGGGGCTAGGGTCGCTTTTGACTGGCAAGTAACCAGGGGTTTGGCAACTCTGCAAAAAAAGACCTTTTATTCAAATTATCAACCCTGGCAGGCCATTTACCTTCGAGGAACGAAGGAATGA
- the tsaD gene encoding tRNA (adenosine(37)-N6)-threonylcarbamoyltransferase complex transferase subunit TsaD yields MKILGIETSCDETGASVIEDGVKILSNIVASSQPIHIKTGGIIPEIAAREQIKLILPVIESALKKEGLKIENVDALAVTSGPGLVGSLLVGLETAKTLAHVFNKPIIPVNHLLGHVYTNWITKSKIKNQNLPEFPAIVLIVSGGHTELLLMTDHGQYEWLGATRDDAAGECFDKCARLLKLGYPGGPAIAVAAAKLKIQNAKFKIKLPRPMLKSDDFDFSFSGLKTAVLREIERQSITHNPKLITYLAHEIQEAITDVLVAKTLRAVKKYKVKSVLLSGGVAANDRLREKFLDTCYSLPTTKFFAPPKNLCTDNAAGIAACAFFNFSPLPWPELRALSSLTL; encoded by the coding sequence ATGAAAATCTTAGGAATTGAAACATCTTGTGACGAAACTGGCGCCTCAGTTATTGAGGATGGAGTAAAAATACTATCCAATATTGTGGCTTCGTCGCAGCCGATACATATAAAAACCGGCGGTATTATTCCGGAAATAGCCGCCCGGGAACAAATTAAATTGATTCTTCCCGTAATCGAGTCTGCTCTTAAAAAAGAAGGGTTGAAAATTGAAAATGTCGATGCCTTGGCTGTCACTTCCGGTCCTGGTCTTGTCGGTTCGCTTTTAGTCGGCCTGGAAACAGCTAAAACCTTAGCCCATGTCTTTAATAAACCCATTATCCCCGTTAATCATCTCCTCGGCCATGTCTATACCAACTGGATCACAAAATCAAAAATTAAAAATCAAAATTTACCAGAATTTCCGGCCATTGTCCTTATTGTCTCCGGTGGCCACACCGAACTTCTTTTAATGACTGATCACGGGCAATATGAGTGGTTGGGCGCAACTCGGGATGATGCCGCCGGTGAATGTTTTGATAAGTGCGCCAGGTTGCTCAAACTCGGTTACCCGGGTGGACCGGCCATCGCCGTGGCCGCGGCGAAATTGAAAATTCAAAATGCAAAATTTAAAATTAAACTGCCGCGGCCAATGCTTAAAAGCGATGATTTTGATTTTTCTTTTTCCGGTTTAAAAACCGCGGTCTTACGCGAAATCGAGCGTCAATCCATAACTCATAACCCCAAACTCATAACTTATCTTGCTCATGAAATCCAAGAGGCAATCACCGATGTCTTAGTTGCAAAAACCCTCCGAGCAGTAAAAAAATACAAAGTTAAATCTGTCCTTCTCTCGGGTGGAGTTGCGGCAAATGATCGTCTTCGGGAAAAATTTCTTGATACTTGTTACTCACTACCAACTACTAAATTTTTTGCTCCGCCAAAAAATTTATGTACTGATAACGCCGCCGGCATTGCGGCCTGCGCCTTTTTTAATTTTTCGCCTCTCCCCTGGCCAGAGCTTCGCGCTCTTTCCTCTTTAACCCTCTAA
- a CDS encoding adenylyltransferase/cytidyltransferase family protein: protein MRKVIDLKQLEKMVKNIKATEKTIVLVGGCFDLLHEGHRRFLQAAKKQGDLLWVALENDKAIRRLKGQDRPINKEKVRASNLLKTGLVDRVILLPELKTDDDYLQMTKIIKPKIIAVTRNDPQLKNKQKQAEIVGAKIKIVIKQIPGYSTTQILKR, encoded by the coding sequence ATGAGAAAAGTAATTGATCTTAAACAACTAGAAAAAATGGTCAAAAACATAAAAGCCACAGAAAAAACCATAGTTTTGGTCGGCGGTTGTTTTGATCTTTTACATGAAGGCCATCGCCGATTTCTGCAAGCGGCCAAAAAGCAGGGTGATCTTTTGTGGGTGGCTTTGGAAAATGACAAAGCCATTAGGAGATTAAAAGGCCAAGACAGGCCTATTAATAAAGAGAAAGTTCGGGCCTCAAACTTACTTAAAACCGGCCTGGTTGATCGGGTTATTCTTTTACCGGAATTAAAAACCGATGATGATTACTTACAAATGACAAAAATTATTAAACCTAAGATCATTGCCGTAACTCGGAATGATCCGCAACTTAAAAACAAACAAAAACAGGCCGAAATTGTCGGGGCGAAAATTAAGATCGTTATTAAACAAATTCCGGGTTATTCGACCACCCAAATACTTAAAAGATGA